The segment GTGATCGGCGCCTACCACACGTCGAACTGGGATTTCTGGTTCATGCTCATGGCGCTGTGGGACAAGGGCGTGCCCTTCAAGTTCCTGGTCAAGGACTCGCTTACGCGCGGCCCGCTCGCCCCGCTCATTCGGGCGGTGGGTGGCATCGGCGTCGACCGCACGCACCCGCACGGGATGGTCGCCGGCATCGTCGAGCAGCTGGAGGGCGTGGACCGCTTCTCGCTCATCATCGCGCCGGAGGGCACGCGGAAGAAGGGCAGGTACTGGAAGTCCGGCTTCTACCACATCGCCCGCGGCGCCGGGCTGCCCGTCACACTCGGCTTCATCGACTCCAGCCGGCGCGTCTACGGCTGGGGCAAGACGATCGAGCTGACCGGCGACGTCTCGGCGGACATGGACGTCATCCGCGACTTCTACGCGGGCGCCGTCGGCTTCAAGCCCGACCAGGGCACCGCGCCCCGGCTACGAGCCGAGGACGAGCAGTGACACACCAGGTCAGCTACGAGATCCCGTGGGTCCGCCCCACCACCATGATCGAGCACCGGCTCGAGGTGCCGCTGTGCCACCCGGGTCTGGGCTACCGCTCCCCGCGCCCCGGGGCCACGATCCAGATCTTCGCCCGCGAATACGTGCGCGCGCGGCGGTGAGGACAAGCCACGCCTCGTCTTCTTCCAGGGCGGGCCGGGATTCGCCGGCACCCGCCAAACCACCGACTCCGGCTGGGTTGCCCGCGTTTTGGAGGACTACCGGCTCGTCATGCTTGACGAGCGCGGCACCGGCCAGTCCTGCGCGATCGACGCCGGCGTGCTCAGCGGCGTCGGTAGCCCGGAGCAGCAGGCCGACTACCTCGCCTGCTTCCGGCAGGATTCGATCGTCGCCGACGCCGAGGCGCTACGCCGCGCGCTCCAGGGCGATGAGCCGTGGGCCGCTCTCGGCCAGTCCTTCGGCGGCTTCTGCGTGACCACCTACCTCTCTCAGGCGCCCGGCGGGCTGAGTCGGGCCTTCATCACCGCCGGCCTTCCCTCCACGTGGCGCCACCCCGACGACGTCTACCGCCTCACCTACGCCCGCACCGAGGCGCGCAACGCCGAGTTCTTCGCGCGCTACCCCGAGGACGAGGAGACCTGCTGGCGCATCGTCGCCCACCTCGCAGACGCCGCCGCTGCCGGGCTGCCGGAGCGCCTGCCCACCGGCGAGCCGCTGACCGCCCGGCGCTTCCGGATGCTCGGCATCGGACTGGGGCATAGCTACGGCCTGGAGGCGCTGCACTACCTGTTGGAAGACCCGTTCGTGAAGGTCGCGGCGCCCGGCGGCGGTGGCGTGCGGCTGAGCTCTCGCTTCCTCGCCGCGGTCGGGGCCGAACTGAGTTACGGGCCGAACCCGCTGTACTGGGCGCTACACGAGTCGATCTATCAGCAGCGCGGGCTCGCCCCGAATTGGTCCGCTCACCGGGTGCGCGGGGAGTTCCCGCAGTTCCGCCAGCCCGCACCCACCGCGAGCGCGGAGGCTGAGCTACGGGCCGAGGGCCACGGGTTCCGCTTCACCGGCGAACACGTCTTCCCCTGGCAGGGCGAGGAGGATCCCGCGTTGGCGCCCATGGCCGAGGCGGTGGGGATCCTCGCCGCCCGCGACGACCTGCCGGCCCTTCACGACCGCGCGGTTCTGGCCCGCAACACCGTGCCGGCCGCAGCATGGATCTACCGGCCGGACATGTTCGTCCCCGTGCAGATCTGCCTGGAGACCGCCGCCGACATCGCCGGAATGAAGACCCTCATCTCCGAGGATTGGCATCACGACGCCCTGCGCACCCACGGCGCGGAGGTCATCGGCCCGCTCTTCGAGGCGCTGGCCTAGGCGCCCGCCGCCTTCTCCCGCGCCGTCCTAGGCGCCCGCGTCCGGCATTTTCTTGCATGTGCCCCGGATTCACGACCTCTGTTGGCCGGAGGGGGTTCACGGTAGACTGGGGCAATGGACATCCCTCAGCTTGGTTTTGGCACATACAAGATCGACAACGACGCGGCACCCAAGGCCGTTGCCTCCGCGCTCGAGGTGGGCTATCGGCACATCGACACCGCGCAGATGTATGGAAACGAGGCCGGTGTGGGCCGGGCGCTCGCCGCCACCGACATCCCGCGCGAGGACATCTTCGTCACCACGAAGCTCAACACCCCCAACCACCGTCCCGACGACGTGCGGCGCACCTTCGCCCAGTCTCTCGTGGATTTGCAGACCGACTACGTGGACCTCTTCCTCATTCATTGGCCGATGCCCATGTTCTACGGCGGGGACTTCATCACCACCTACCGCGTCATGGAGGAGTTCGTCGCCTCCGGGCAGGCGCGCGCGATCGGCGTGTCCAACTTCGAGGCCCACCACCTCGAAAAGCTGCTGTCCGGCACCTCGATTCTGCCGGCCGTCAACCAGATCGAGCTGCACCCCTACTTCAGCAACTCAGAGCTGGCGGCTTTCTGCTCCGAGCGGGAGATCGCCGTGGAGGCCTGGTCGCCGCTCGGCCGCGGCGGCGTGCTGGCCGACCCGGTGATCGGGGAGGTCGCCGCGGAGGCGGGCGCCACGCCGGCGCAGGTGGTGCTCGCCTGGCACCTTGCCAAGGGCCACATCGCGATCCCGAAATCCGTACACGTGGAGCGCCAAAAGGAGAACTTCGCCGCCCAGGGTCTCACGCTGTCCGCGGAACAGATCGAGCGCATCGATGCGCTCAATAAGGGCGAACCCGGCCGCACGGGCAAGCACCCGGACGTCTTCGACCGCATGTAGGTATTCCTCTTTGGGGCCGGCGGGGACTAAAATCGTCTGGGCCGGCCGCGCAGATCGCGGCCACAGTTGAAAGGTTATCCATGGTCACGTACGCGTACACGATTGCAGGTTCGGAAGCCACCGGCGGGGCGGGCTTCCAGGTGGATCTCAAGACGTTCCACGAGCTCGGTTGCTACGGCCTCGGCACGCTCACCTGCATCGTCTCCTTCGACCCGGAGGACAACTGGAACCACAAATTCGTCCCCATCGAGCCGGGCGTGATCCGCGATCAGATGCACGCCGCGATGGCTCATGCCGACCTCGACACGGTCAAGATCGGAATGCTCGGCACGATCCCCACGATCGACGCCGTCGCCGAGGGCCTCAAGAGCCAGGAGTGGAAGAACATCGTGCTTGACCCGGTCCTCATCTGCAAGGGCCAGGAGCCGGGCATGGCGCTGGACACGGACAACGCGTTGCGCGAGAAGATCCTCCCCCTCGCCACCGTCGCTACCCCGAACTACTTCGAGGCCTGCACGCTGGCGGGCATGGACAAGCTCGAAACCCTCGAGGACCTGGCCGAGGCCGCCATGCGGATCTCGAAGCTGGGCCCGAAGTACGTGGTGGTCAAAGGCGGCATGGACTTCCCGGGCCCGGACGCCGTCGACGTCCTGTGGGACGGCGAGGCCGCCCTCGCCTTCTCTGTCCCCAAGATCGGCAACTCCCGCGTCTCGGGCGCGGGCTGCACCTTCGCCGCGGCGATCACCGCGGAGCTGGCGAAGGGCGCGGACATTCACAAGGCCGTGCGAGTGGCGAAGGACCTGGTCACCCAGGGTATCGACGCCCAGGTGAAGGCCAACACCCCGTTCTCCACGGTGTGGCAGGGCGCCTTCGAACCCAAGCAGGACGCCGACTACACCTACGCCGCCCAGATGGACTACTCGGACGCCACCCCTGACGAGGGCGAGGGGTGCGGCGGCGACGGCAATTGCGACAGCTGCGGGGACGGCGGCTGCTGCAAGGAGGCCAAGTAGCATGTTTCCGGACCTGTCGGCCGCCAGGGCGTTCCTGCGTGAGCACCTGGCCGCCGCACCCGCGTCCGAGGCCTCGCGCCGCTACCGCTACGAGCACTGCCTAAGGGTGGCCCGCATCGGCCGCCGGGTCGCGCTTGAGTCCGGCCTCGACGCCGACGCACTCGAGCTGGGTTGCCTGCTCCACGACGTCGGGAAGTACGACGCCGCCGTGCCGGTCGACCACGGCCGGGCGGGCGCGCTCGTCGTGAAGGAATTCTTCGACGGCCTGGGCTTTCGTGGCGAGGCGGCCGAGG is part of the Trueperella abortisuis genome and harbors:
- a CDS encoding 1-acyl-sn-glycerol-3-phosphate acyltransferase → MGVKRLFSKTYQRLSKWTFTEEAPLPEKSIVIGAYHTSNWDFWFMLMALWDKGVPFKFLVKDSLTRGPLAPLIRAVGGIGVDRTHPHGMVAGIVEQLEGVDRFSLIIAPEGTRKKGRYWKSGFYHIARGAGLPVTLGFIDSSRRVYGWGKTIELTGDVSADMDVIRDFYAGAVGFKPDQGTAPRLRAEDEQ
- a CDS encoding aldo/keto reductase, which gives rise to MDIPQLGFGTYKIDNDAAPKAVASALEVGYRHIDTAQMYGNEAGVGRALAATDIPREDIFVTTKLNTPNHRPDDVRRTFAQSLVDLQTDYVDLFLIHWPMPMFYGGDFITTYRVMEEFVASGQARAIGVSNFEAHHLEKLLSGTSILPAVNQIELHPYFSNSELAAFCSEREIAVEAWSPLGRGGVLADPVIGEVAAEAGATPAQVVLAWHLAKGHIAIPKSVHVERQKENFAAQGLTLSAEQIERIDALNKGEPGRTGKHPDVFDRM
- a CDS encoding hydroxymethylpyrimidine/phosphomethylpyrimidine kinase, which translates into the protein MVTYAYTIAGSEATGGAGFQVDLKTFHELGCYGLGTLTCIVSFDPEDNWNHKFVPIEPGVIRDQMHAAMAHADLDTVKIGMLGTIPTIDAVAEGLKSQEWKNIVLDPVLICKGQEPGMALDTDNALREKILPLATVATPNYFEACTLAGMDKLETLEDLAEAAMRISKLGPKYVVVKGGMDFPGPDAVDVLWDGEAALAFSVPKIGNSRVSGAGCTFAAAITAELAKGADIHKAVRVAKDLVTQGIDAQVKANTPFSTVWQGAFEPKQDADYTYAAQMDYSDATPDEGEGCGGDGNCDSCGDGGCCKEAK